One Syntrophales bacterium DNA segment encodes these proteins:
- the argC gene encoding N-acetyl-gamma-glutamyl-phosphate reductase produces the protein MIRVCIYGGSGYTGQELARLLLNHPGAKVVSITSRRFAGVSLADVYPALAGQTELVYTNDSPEALAKNCDVVFLALPHGASMELAPIFLKAGKKVIDLSADFRIRDVAVYEAWYRKHSAAGLIPEAVYGLPELYREDIRGAKLLANPGCYPTSVILGLAPALRSHLLDPSSVIADSKSGVSGSGREPQIASLFCEVAGGFKAYKVGGHRHTPEMEQELSCLAGQPLTISFTPHLLPLKRGILSTIYAKLAKEISAEEAAALYRGFYEKEPFVRICRAGQFPNISSVAGSNFCDIGVTVDKRTNRLVVVSVIDNLIKGASGQAIQNMNLMCNLPEGSGLPKSGLYP, from the coding sequence GTGATCAGGGTATGTATCTACGGCGGTAGCGGCTACACCGGTCAGGAGCTGGCGAGACTGTTGCTTAACCATCCCGGGGCAAAGGTGGTCTCAATAACCTCCCGGAGGTTTGCCGGGGTTTCCCTTGCCGATGTTTATCCGGCGCTGGCTGGGCAAACGGAGCTTGTTTACACAAACGATTCGCCGGAGGCATTGGCGAAGAACTGCGACGTGGTCTTTCTGGCCCTGCCGCACGGAGCTTCGATGGAGCTTGCCCCCATTTTCCTGAAGGCGGGCAAGAAGGTAATTGACTTAAGCGCGGATTTCCGAATTCGCGATGTGGCTGTCTATGAGGCATGGTATCGTAAGCATTCGGCGGCGGGGCTGATCCCCGAGGCGGTTTACGGGCTTCCCGAGCTTTATCGGGAAGATATCCGTGGCGCCAAGCTTCTTGCCAACCCCGGATGTTATCCGACCAGCGTTATTCTCGGCCTGGCGCCGGCTTTGCGTTCCCATCTGCTTGACCCGTCATCGGTCATCGCCGATTCCAAATCAGGGGTAAGCGGCTCCGGCCGGGAGCCGCAGATCGCCTCCCTGTTTTGCGAGGTTGCGGGGGGATTCAAGGCCTATAAGGTTGGCGGGCATCGTCATACCCCGGAGATGGAACAGGAATTGAGCTGTCTTGCCGGCCAGCCGCTGACGATCTCCTTTACGCCGCACCTGCTGCCGTTGAAGCGGGGGATTCTCAGCACCATCTATGCAAAACTCGCAAAAGAGATCAGCGCTGAAGAGGCAGCGGCCCTTTATCGGGGGTTTTACGAAAAGGAACCTTTTGTCCGGATCTGCCGCGCCGGTCAGTTCCCCAACATCTCCTCCGTTGCCGGCTCCAATTTCTGCGATATCGGGGTGACCGTTGACAAGAGGACAAACCGGCTTGTCGTTGTTTCCGTAATCGATAACCTGATCAAAGGCGCCTCCGGTCAGGCGATCCAGAACATGAATCTGATGTGCAATCTTCCGGAAGGAAGCGGCCTGCCCAAGTCAGGCCTGTACCCGTGA
- the rpsI gene encoding 30S ribosomal protein S9, which translates to MTEKSYYATGKRKSAIARVYMKEGTGSWTVNKRNFDDYFTRESLKMLIQQPLEITGKKGLFSFNISVEGGGIAGQAGAVKHGVSKALLEYDPELRAALKKAGFLTRDSRIKERKKYGQPGARKRFQFSKR; encoded by the coding sequence ATGACGGAAAAAAGTTATTACGCAACGGGAAAAAGAAAGAGCGCCATTGCCAGGGTCTATATGAAGGAAGGTACCGGAAGCTGGACGGTAAACAAACGAAATTTTGACGATTATTTCACGCGGGAGAGCCTGAAGATGCTTATCCAGCAGCCGCTTGAGATAACAGGGAAAAAGGGCTTGTTTTCTTTCAATATCAGTGTTGAGGGTGGCGGAATCGCCGGTCAGGCGGGCGCTGTGAAGCATGGAGTGTCAAAGGCGCTTCTCGAGTATGACCCGGAATTAAGGGCTGCCTTGAAGAAGGCGGGCTTCCTGACGCGGGATTCCCGAATTAAGGAAAGAAAGAAGTATGGACAACCGGGGGCCCGGAAACGCTTCCAGTTCTCCAAGAGATAA
- the rplM gene encoding 50S ribosomal protein L13 has protein sequence MKTYQAKQGEVQRDWYLVDAGGKILGRMASEIAARLRGKHKPVYTPYTDTGDFVIVVNAGNVALTGKKLTDKIYYHHSGYPGGIKATAAGKMLKEKPEELIRAAVRGMLPKNTLGRAMMKKLKIYAGGDHPHEAQCPRILEL, from the coding sequence ATGAAGACATATCAGGCAAAACAGGGAGAAGTTCAGCGAGACTGGTACCTCGTGGACGCCGGAGGCAAGATTCTGGGCCGGATGGCAAGCGAGATAGCCGCACGTCTGCGGGGGAAGCACAAACCGGTTTATACCCCCTATACCGATACCGGTGATTTCGTGATTGTCGTAAATGCCGGCAATGTGGCCCTTACCGGCAAGAAGCTTACCGACAAGATTTATTATCATCATTCCGGCTATCCGGGAGGAATTAAGGCGACCGCGGCGGGGAAGATGCTCAAGGAGAAGCCCGAAGAGCTGATCCGGGCGGCGGTCAGGGGAATGCTGCCGAAGAACACGCTGGGGCGTGCCATGATGAAGAAGCTCAAGATCTACGCCGGCGGTGATCATCCTCACGAAGCGCAGTGTCCACGAATACTTGAGTTATAA